From Phycisphaerae bacterium, the proteins below share one genomic window:
- a CDS encoding DUF1622 domain-containing protein: MMGHVETFAEYCAAALEFSGAAAIVLFAAYATAHAVVRLVRREEHGALFSEYRHRLAGGILLGLEFLVAADIIRTVAVELTLRSVAVLAIIVGIRTFLSFTIELEMTGRWPWQGG, translated from the coding sequence ATGATGGGGCACGTCGAGACGTTCGCTGAGTATTGCGCCGCGGCGCTGGAGTTTTCCGGGGCGGCTGCGATCGTTCTGTTCGCCGCGTATGCGACAGCCCATGCGGTGGTTAGGTTGGTTCGGCGAGAAGAACATGGGGCGCTGTTCAGCGAGTATCGCCACCGGCTGGCGGGAGGGATTCTGCTGGGGCTGGAGTTTCTGGTGGCGGCGGACATCATTCGCACGGTGGCGGTCGAGCTGACGCTGCGGAGCGTGGCGGTGCTGGCGATCATCGTCGGCATCCGGACGTTTTTGAGTTTCACGATCGAGCTGGAGATGACGGGCCGCTGGCCGTGGCAGGGGGGGTAG